A DNA window from Ficedula albicollis isolate OC2 chromosome 28, FicAlb1.5, whole genome shotgun sequence contains the following coding sequences:
- the LOC101818745 gene encoding PWWP domain-containing protein MUM1, whose product MTDQEFVLCKWKRRLWPAKVLCKPGVAGSSPVAATKRMGFKAEILGLEKQVNVSSANAVPLTEERIKDIASTLEQKTSMSEAVEELQYRCSLKIALDILHQTESGSEMPPAEGPNPEFSREKSSPPTPSYGFLLRSRSKKSEPEAAKRKGKPQKSCGVKDDPKTCSQGGSVAAEGTGKAPGGGTNPARCSARDSCVPPAPESHNCENPEPKSSPRHRKIQPKPENGVSCQPKAGRSQQGRKRGCRGDSPQDEAQVAPEEGSPPALSKSGTVEPSRKAGTQPGGTSLDPSCETTSDELEKSISSESESLAKQLDGRREAEGGKHLDGASGTERKCRNHPGSSPGPSGASPQPQEEEKQDPSLLAGNKAPDSEEDEGLDPSGMCSRRVSSESLPPLSPLADEEEEHFPRVLSHREPKFFEEGMLVWCKLRRYPYWPAVVKAVKRKHRRACVLFIDGTTNEKKKGFSVSLKSLKHFDCKEKQELIERAKENYCREIEWCLQLILDYRIRVGCHSFTGSFLEYFAADISYPVRKEGYQSVVQMAFPNTEEEGAGESSSDTSPQKPPRKLLPDRTRAARDRENKKLVEFIVKRKGAEEHLLGILKSGKQSRWLKKFLNSGRYMTCVETYLEDEEQLDLVVGYLKEVYREMDTKNLHQILGDGIRFISDVLLPEAIICAIAAVDDIDYEKAEEKYIKGPPVSKRERELFDEQVLGSSKKLKTEAEPAES is encoded by the exons ATGACCGACCAAGAGTTTGTTCTCTGCAAGTGGAAGAGACGTTTGTGGCCAGCCAAG GTTCTGTGCAAACCTGGAGTTGCTGGGAGCAGTCCTGTTGCCGCCACCAAAAGGATGGGATTTAAAGCTGAAATCCTTGGCTTGGAGAAGCA GGTCAATGTGAGCTCTGCAAACGCAGTTCCCTTGACTGAGGAGCGGATCAAGGACATCGCCTCCACCCTGG aGCAAAAGACAAGCATGAGTGAGGCCGTGGAGGAGCTGCAATATCGTTGTTCCCTTAAAATTGCTCTGGATATTCTCCATCAGACTGAGTCAGGCAGTGAAATGCCACCTGCAGAAGGACCAAACCCCGAATTTTCCCGGGAGAAATCTTCCCCACCCACCCCCTCCTACGGCTTCTTGTTGCGCTCTCGCTCTAAAAAATCAGAACCTGAGGCTGCCAAGAGGAAAGGGAAACCCCAAAAGAGCTGTGGGGTGAAGGATGATCCCAAAACATGCAGCCAGGGAGgttctgtggctgcagaggggacTGGAAAAGCACCTGGGGGTGGCACAAACCCTGCCAGGTGCAGTGCCAGGGACTCGTGTGTGCCACCAGCCCCTGAGAGTCACAACTGTGAAAATCCAGAACCAAAATCCTCACCCAGACATAGgaaaatccaacccaaaccagagAATGGAGTCTCCTGTCaaccaaaggctgggagaagtcagcaaggaaggaagagaggatGCAGGGGTGATTCCCCCCAGGATGAAGCACAAGTGGCTCCTGAGGAGGGGTCTCCACCTGCCCTCTCAAAATCTGGCACCGTGGAACCTTCCAGAAAGGCAGGAACTCAGCCTGGGGGAACATCCCTGGATCCCTCCTGTGAAACTACCTCGGATGAGTTGGAGAAAAGCATCAGCAGTGAGAGTGAGAGCCTGGCAAAGCAGCTGGATgggaggagagaggcagagggtGGAAAACACCTGGATGGGGCCTCAGGCACagagaggaaatgcaggaaCCACCCTGGATCCTCACCCGGGCCCTCTGGTGCCTCCCCTCAGcctcaggaggaggaaaagcaggatccCTCACTCCTGGCTGGGAACAAAGCCCCTGACTCCGAGGAAGATGAAG GGCTGGACCCCTCTGGGATGTGTTCCAGGAGAGTTTCCTCGGAGAGCCTCCCCCCACTCTCCCCTCTGGCAGATGAAGAGGAGGAACATTTCCCACGAGTTCTGTCCCATCGAG AACCCAAATTCTTCGAGGAAGGGATGTTGGTGTGGTGCAAGCTGCGGCGGTATCCCTACTGGCCAGCCGTG GTGAAAGCAGTGAAGAGGAAACACCGGAGGGCCTGTGTGCTCTTCATAGATGGCACCACAAACGAGAAGAAAAAAGG tttCTCAGTGTCTCTGAAGAGCCTGAAGCACTTTGACTGTAAGGAGAAGCAGGAGCTCATT GAACGAGCCAAGGAGAATTATTGCAGGGAAATCGAGTGGTGCCTCCAGCTGATCCTGGACTATCGGATCCGAGTGG GTTGTCATTCTTTCACTGGGTCCTTCCTGGAGTATTTTGCTGCTGATATCA GTTACCCAGTGAGGAAAGAGGGATACCAGAGTGTGGTGCAGATGGCATTCCCAAACACAGaggaggaaggggctggagagtCTTCCTCAGACacctccccccaaaaaccccccaggaagctgctccctgacaggaccagagctgccagggacagggagaacAAAAAACTCGTGGAGTTCATAGTGAAGAGAAAAGGGGCTGAAGAACATCTGCTGGGGATCCTGAAAAGTGGGAAACAATCCCGCTGGCTGAAGAAATTCCTGAATTCTGGCCGCTACATGACCTGTGTGGAGACTTACctggaggatgaggagcagctggaccTGGTGGTGGGGTACCTGAAGGAGGTGTACAGGGAGATGGACACCAAGAACCTGCACCAGATCCTGGGGGATGGCATCAGATTCATCTCAGACGTGCTTTTACCTGAG GCCATCATCTGTGCCATTGCTGCTGTGGATGACATAGATTATgagaaggcagaggagaagTACATTAAAGGACCACCTGTGAGCAAAAG agagagagagctgtTTGATGAGCAAGTCTTGGGAAGCAGCAAAAAGCTGAAGAcagaggcagagcctgcagagagctga